In Hydrogenimonas thermophila, a genomic segment contains:
- a CDS encoding phage terminase small subunit P27 family, whose amino-acid sequence MSSRYNWKAIEKDYLAGELTIADVAEKHKIDKGYLHREAKKRNWVRAKVKKSTAPKLIDNAFISEIAKEKYEAIKSKMGDTLTELDDIALIPLCNQYARMINLEQVVLKEGVTIISSKGVPYANPNYNALLTTVKTVVSLSKELGLTVSSRKKIGVVPKSDNKKDDIFDITNIAEEIDV is encoded by the coding sequence ATGAGTAGCCGCTATAATTGGAAAGCTATTGAAAAAGATTACTTAGCCGGAGAGCTTACAATAGCAGATGTAGCCGAGAAACATAAGATTGACAAAGGTTATCTGCACCGAGAAGCAAAGAAGCGTAATTGGGTACGTGCAAAAGTCAAAAAGTCAACAGCACCGAAACTTATTGATAATGCCTTTATATCGGAAATAGCTAAGGAGAAATACGAGGCTATAAAGTCAAAAATGGGCGACACGTTGACCGAGCTTGACGATATAGCATTGATACCACTTTGCAACCAGTACGCAAGGATGATAAATCTTGAACAGGTAGTTTTAAAAGAGGGTGTAACTATTATCAGCTCCAAAGGCGTACCATATGCAAACCCGAATTATAACGCCCTGCTTACAACAGTCAAAACAGTGGTATCACTTAGCAAAGAGCTTGGCTTAACAGTATCGAGCAGAAAGAAAATCGGAGTTGTACCTAAAAGCGACAATAAAAAGGATGATATTTTTGACATTACAAACATAGCGGAAGAGATAGACGTTTAA